The following proteins are encoded in a genomic region of Rattus rattus isolate New Zealand chromosome 2, Rrattus_CSIRO_v1, whole genome shotgun sequence:
- the LOC116891632 gene encoding vitamin D 25-hydroxylase, whose product MLQLPGAQTCAGALAGSFLLLLLVLVVRQLLRQRRPAGFPPGPPRLPFIGNICSLALSADLPHVYMRKQSRVYGEIFSLDLGGISTVVLNGYDVVKECLVHQSEIFADRPCLPLFMKMTKMGGLLNSRYGRGWIDHRRLAVNSFHYFGSGQKSFESKILEETWSLIDAIETYKGRPFDLKQLITNAVSNITNLILFGERFTYEDTDFQHMIELFSENVELAASAPVFLYNAFPWIGILPFGKHQRLFRNADVVYDFLSKLIEKAAVNRKPHLPQHFVDAYLDEMDKGQNDPLCTFSKENLIFSVGELIIAGTETTTNVLRWAILFMALYPNIQGQVHKEIDLIMGHDRRPSWEDKCKMPYTEAVLHEVLRFCNIVPLGIFHATSEDAVVRGYSIPKGTTVITNLYSVHFDEKYWKDPDMFYPERFLDSSGYFTKKEALIPFSLGRRHCLGEQLARMEMFLFFSSLLQQFHLHFPHELVPNLKPRLGMTLQPQAYLICAERR is encoded by the exons ATGTTGCAGCTGCCGGGAGCCCAGACGTGCGCTGGGGCGCTCGCGGGCTCTTTCCTTCTGCTACTACTCGTGCTGGTGGTCCGCCAGCTCCTGAGGCAGAGACGTCCAGCGGGCTTCCCCCCGGGTCCTCCGCGGCTGCCATTCATCGGCAACATCTGCTCCCTGGCCCTGTCGGCCGATCTTCCCCACGTCTACATGAGGAAGCAGAGCCGGGTATATGGCGAG ATTTTCAGTTTAGATCTTGGAGGCATATCAACTGTGGTTCTCAATGGCTATGATGTAGTAAAGGAATGCCTTGTTCATCAAAGTGAAATCTTTGCAGATAGACCATGCCTTCCTTTGTTCATGAAGATGACAAAAATGGGAG GCTTACTCAATTCCAGATATGGCAGAGGATGGATTGATCACAGAAGATTGGCTGTTAACAGTTTTCATTATTTTGGAAGTGGCCAAAAATCTTTTGAATCTAAAATCTTAGAAGAAACTTGGTCTTTAATTGATGCTATTgaaacatacaaaggtagaccttTTGACCTCAAGCAACTGATAACAAATGCTGTTTCAAACATAACTAACCTTATCCTTTTTGGAGAACGATTCACTTATGAAGACACTGATTTTCAGCACATGATTGAGTTATTCAGTGAGAATGTGGAACTAGCTGCCAGCGCTCCGGTCTTCCTTTACAATGCATTTCCATGGATTGGCATCTTACCTTTCGGAAAACATCAAAGGCTATTTAGAAATGCAGATGTGGTCTATGATTTCCTCTCCAAACTTATTGAAAAAGCTGCAGTAAATAGAAAGCCTCATTTGCCTCAGCATTTTGTTGATGCCTATTTAGATGAGATGGATAAAGGTCAAAATGATCCTTTATGTACATTCTCCAAAGAGAATCTAATTTTCTCAGTGGGTGAACTCATCATTGCTGGAACTGAAACTACAACCAATGTGCTCCGCTGGGCAATTCTTTTCATGGCCCTTTATCCTAATATTCAAG GACAAGTTCATAAAGAGATTGATTTAATTATGGGACACGACAGGAGGCCTTCTTGGGAAGACAAATGCAAAATGCCTTATACTGAAGCAGTTTTGCATGAAGTTTTAAGATTCTGTAATATAGTTCCACTGGGGATTTTCCATGCAACTTCTGAAGATGCAGTTGTACGTGGCTATTCCATTCCTAAAGGCACAACAGTCATTACAAATCTTTATTCTGTTCACTTTGATGAAAAGTACTGGAAAGACCCAGACATGTTCTATCCTGAGCGATTTCTGGACAGCAGTGGATATTTTACTAAAAAGGAAGCTTTGATTCCTTTTTCTCTAG GGAGAAGACACTGTCTTGGAGAACAGCTGGCTCGGATGGaaatgttcttgtttttttcatCATTGCTTCAgcaatttcatttgcatttcccacATGAACTAGTTCCAAACTTGAAACCCAGGTTGGGCATGACATTACAACCCCAGGCCTACCTCATCTGTGCAGAAAGACGCTGA